A window from Acidobacteriota bacterium encodes these proteins:
- a CDS encoding ThiF family adenylyltransferase: MNQRYSRQILFPPIGAGGQERLARSRVVIVGCGALGSVAAEQLVRAGIGSLRLIDRDFVEESNLQRQCLFTEDHARLALPKAVAAESILGAMNSQVTVDGVVEDLTHRNAEALCAGSDLILDGTDNFETRYLLNDYSLLTGRTWVYGACVGSYGTAFAFRPRVTPCLQCLFPQPPAPGSAETCDTSGILAPVVHIVASYQVAQVLKILVGAEPASTMLKADVWENRMKLVSLEGARVPDCPCCGALELRFLKGTEGRRSVRLCGRNAVQVQAGGDSRTDLSRVARRLRPSGSVSLNDYMMKLEVNGYELALFRDGRAIIRGTEDEKEARAIYARYIGC; encoded by the coding sequence GTGAACCAGCGCTACTCGCGTCAGATCCTCTTCCCTCCCATCGGCGCCGGGGGACAGGAACGCCTGGCCCGGTCGAGGGTGGTGATCGTCGGCTGCGGGGCCCTGGGCAGCGTGGCCGCGGAGCAGTTGGTCCGAGCCGGAATCGGCTCCTTGCGCCTGATCGACCGCGACTTCGTGGAAGAGAGCAATCTGCAGCGGCAGTGCCTCTTCACTGAGGACCATGCCCGCCTGGCCCTGCCCAAGGCGGTGGCGGCCGAGTCGATTCTCGGCGCCATGAACTCCCAAGTCACGGTCGACGGCGTGGTCGAGGACCTGACTCATCGAAACGCGGAGGCTCTCTGTGCCGGCAGCGACCTCATTCTGGACGGCACCGACAACTTCGAAACCCGGTACCTGTTGAACGACTACTCCCTCCTTACCGGCCGGACCTGGGTCTATGGAGCCTGCGTCGGCAGTTACGGAACGGCCTTCGCGTTCCGCCCCCGGGTCACGCCCTGCCTCCAGTGCCTCTTTCCGCAGCCGCCGGCGCCCGGCAGCGCCGAGACGTGCGACACCAGCGGCATCCTGGCGCCGGTCGTCCATATCGTGGCCTCCTACCAGGTCGCCCAGGTTCTGAAGATTCTGGTGGGCGCCGAGCCGGCGTCCACCATGCTGAAGGCGGATGTCTGGGAGAACCGGATGAAACTGGTCTCGCTGGAGGGTGCGCGCGTCCCGGACTGTCCCTGTTGCGGGGCGCTCGAGCTGCGCTTTCTGAAGGGAACGGAGGGGCGCCGTTCGGTTCGACTCTGCGGCCGGAACGCGGTCCAGGTCCAGGCGGGCGGAGACTCGCGAACGGACCTGTCCCGAGTCGCCCGGCGGCTCCGGCCCAGTGGCAGCGTGAGCCTGAACGACTATATGATGAAATTGGAGGTCAACGGCTACGAGCTGGCTCTGTTCCGCGACGGACGGGCCATTATCCGGGGAACGGAGGACGAGAAGGAGGCCCGGGCCATCTACGCTCGCTACATTGGCTGTTAG